The following are encoded in a window of Deltaproteobacteria bacterium genomic DNA:
- a CDS encoding type I restriction-modification system subunit M N-terminal domain-containing protein translates to MNGKIEQKDINNAAWAACDTFRGVVDPAQYKDYILVMLFVKYISDVWKDHYENYRQQYGDDDTRIRRRLERERFVLPFAELKNHKTGEVEDRFLADYYSLYERRASANIGELINIVLDIIEESNKMKLEGVFRNIDFNSEANLGKTKDRNRRLKTLLEDFNKPQLDMSPSKVSEDVIGNTYIYLIERFASDSGKKA, encoded by the coding sequence CCTGCGATACCTTCCGGGGCGTTGTCGATCCGGCGCAGTACAAGGATTATATTCTGGTGATGCTGTTTGTAAAATACATATCCGATGTCTGGAAGGACCACTATGAGAATTATCGCCAACAGTACGGGGATGATGATACCCGTATCCGTCGTCGGCTGGAACGCGAGCGGTTTGTCCTGCCCTTTGCGGAACTAAAGAACCATAAGACGGGAGAGGTCGAAGACCGGTTTCTGGCTGATTATTACAGTCTTTATGAACGACGTGCATCGGCGAACATAGGAGAACTGATCAATATTGTTTTAGATATCATCGAAGAGTCTAACAAGATGAAATTGGAGGGGGTTTTCCGAAACATCGACTTCAACAGCGAGGCCAATCTCGGCAAAACCAAGGACCGAAACCGTCGTCTGAAAACACTCCTGGAGGATTTCAATAAACCTCAATTAGACATGAGCCCCAGCAAGGTTTCCGAGGATGTCATCGGCAATACTTACATCTACCTGATCGAACGCTTTGCCTCCGACTCCGGCAAAAAGGC